One Vicia villosa cultivar HV-30 ecotype Madison, WI unplaced genomic scaffold, Vvil1.0 ctg.002327F_1_1, whole genome shotgun sequence genomic region harbors:
- the LOC131638549 gene encoding lignin-forming anionic peroxidase-like produces the protein MAYTMITTSFVVTSVLLSTICDAQLSSTFYDTTCPDALTTIRTAIRTAVSKERRMAASLIRLHFHDCFVQGCDASILLDDSTTIQSEKTALPNLNSVRGFQVIDNAKSQVEKVCPGVVSCADIVAVAARDASFAVGGPSWTVKLGRRDSTTASKSFANTDLPLFTDDLQTLISKFTNKGLTAKEMVTLSGAHTIGQAQCFTFRGRIYNNASDIDAGFASTRQRGCPSTSSTSNNQKLAALDLVTPNSFDNNYFKNLIQKKGLLQSDQVLFSGGSTDSTVSQYSQNPTAFKSDFAAAMIKMGDIQPLTGSAGIIRSICSAPN, from the exons ATGGCTTATACAATGATCACTACTAGTTTTGTTGTTACATCAGTGCTGCTATCCACAATATGTGATGCACAGTTGTCTTCTACATTTTACGACACTACATGTCCTGATGCCCTAACCACCATTAGAACTGCCATTCGTACTGCTGTCTCTAAAGAGCGTCGCATGGCTGCATCTCTCATTCGCCTTCATTTTCACGACTGCTTTGTGCAGGGCTGTGATGCATCAATTTTGCTGGATGACAGTACCACAATCCAGAGCGAAAAGACTGCACTTCCAAATCTTAACTCAGTAAGAGGATTTCAAGTCATCGATAATGCAAAATCACAGGTAGAGAAAGTATGTCCCGGAGTCGTGTCTTGTGCAGACATAGTAGCTGTAGCAGCACGTGATGCATCATTCGCT GTTGGTGGTCCATCATGGACAGTGAAACTTGGAAGAAGAGACTCTACTACGGCAAGTAAAAGTTTCGCCAATACTGACCTTCCATTGTTTACAGACGATCTTCAAACTCTTATATCTAAATTTACAAATAAAGGTCTTACCGCCAAAGAGATGGTTACACTATCTG GTGCGCACACAATCGGACAAGCTCAATGCTTTACATTTCGTGGTAGGATATACAACAATGCTAGTGACATAGATGCTGGATTCGCTAGCACTCGCCAACGTGGTTGTCCATCTACCAGTTCCACTTCAAACAATCAAAAGTTAGCAGCACTGGACTTGGTTACACCAAATTCTTTTGACAACAACTACTTTAAGAATTTAATTCAAAAGAAAGGTCTTCTACAATCTGACCAAGTTCTTTTCAGCGGAGGATCTACGGATTCTACCGTTTCTCAATACAGTCAAAATCCCACAGCTTTCAAATCTGATTTTGCAGCTGCTATGATAAAGATGGGAGATATTCAACCATTAACCGGATCAGCCGGAATCATAAGAAGTATCTGCAGTGCTCCCAACTAA
- the LOC131638556 gene encoding uncharacterized protein LOC131638556, which translates to MASFSQVVKACRSLKFLVVEDPVERFAMKRRMKHRSRQLRMRLRAKKQRITRLYTEWALNAINNVACGWERDSKVKNIGMLWQNEMIGIKWAGKHQEIRAGLRFALLEDIQFVADVMGSVGLQINPRMVEISSSVYLGRIVFESESDWIKWADLVKNLETMV; encoded by the exons ATGGCTAGTTTCTCACAAGTCGTCAAAGCATGCAG GTCACTGAAATTTCTTGTCGTTGAGGACCCTGTCGAAAGATTCGCGATGAAGCGAAGGATGAAGCATAGATCCAGGCAACTCCGAATGAGGTTGAGAGCGAAGAAACAGCGGATTACCAGACTATACACTGAATGGGCTTTGAATGCAATCAACAATGTTGCATGCGGCTGGGAAAGGGACAGTAAGGTTAAGAACATAGGAATGTTGTGGCAGAATGAGATGATTGGAATAAAATGGGCGGGGAAGCATCAGGAGATTAGGGCTGGTTTGCGTTTTGCTTTATTAGAAGACATTCAATTTGTGGCTGATGTTATGGGAAGTGTAGGACTGCAGATAAATCCGAGAATGGTTGAGATATCCAGCTCAGTGTATCTTGGTAGGATCGTGTTTGAAAGTGAAAG TGACTGGATTAAATGGGCAGATTTGGTGAAGAACCTTGAAACAATG GTTTAG
- the LOC131638544 gene encoding lignin-forming anionic peroxidase-like, translating to MAYTMITATSFVVTLVLLSTICDAQLSSTFYDTTCPDALTTIRTAIRTAVSKERRMAASLIRLHFHDCFVQGCDASILLDDSTTIQSEKTALPNLNSVRGFQVIDNAKSQVEKVCPGVVSCADIVAVAARDASFAVGGPSWTVKLGRRDSTTASKSFANTDLPLFTDDLQTLISKFTNKGLTAKDMVTLSGAHTIGQAQCFTFRGRIYNNASDIDAGFASTRQRGCPSTSSTSNNQKLAALDLVTPNSFDNNYFKNLIQKKGLLQSDQVLFSGGSTDSIVSQYSQNPTAFKSDFAAAMIKMGDIQPLTGSAGIIRSVCSAPN from the exons ATGGCTTATACAATGATCACTGCTACTAGTTTTGTTGTTACATTAGTGCTGCTATCCACAATATGTGATGCACAGTTGTCTTCTACATTTTACGACACTACATGCCCCGATGCATTAACCACCATTAGAACTGCCATTCGTACTGCTGTCTCTAAAGAGCGCCGCATGGCTGCATCTCTCATTCGCCTTCATTTTCATGACTGCTTTGTGCAAGGCTGTGATGCATCAATTTTGCTCGATGACAGTACCACAATCCAGAGCGAAAAGACTGCACTTCCTAATCTTAACTCAGTAAGAGGATTTCAAGTCATCGATAATGCAAAATCACAGGTAGAGAAAGTATGTCCTGGAGTCGTGTCTTGTGCAGACATAGTTGCTGTAGCAGCACGTGATGCATCTTTCGCT GTTGGTGGTCCATCATGGACAGTGAAACTTGGAAGAAGAGACTCTACTACAGCAAGTAAAAGTTTCGCCAATACTGACCTTCCTTTGTTTACGGACGATCTTCAAACTCTTATATCTAAATTTACAAATAAAGGTCTTACCGCCAAAGACATGGTTACTCTATCCG GTGCGCACACAATCGGACAAGCTCAATGCTTTACATTTCGTGGTAGGATATACAACAATGCTAGTGACATAGATGCTGGATTCGCTAGCACTCGCCAACGTGGTTGTCCATCTACCAGTTCCACTTCAAACAATCAAAAGTTAGCAGCACTGGACTTGGTTACACCAAATTCTTTTGACAACAACTACTTTAAGAATTTAATTCAAAAGAAAGGTCTTCTACAATCTGACCAAGTTCTTTTCAGCGGAGGATCTACCGATTCTATTGTTTCTCAATACAGTCAAAATCCCACAGCTTTCAAATCTGATTTTGCAGCTGCTATGATAAAGATGGGAGATATTCAACCATTAACCGGATCCGCCGGAATTATAAGAAGTGTTTGCAGTGCTCCCaactaa